The DNA region CATGCGGTAAGGGCTGCCACTGCACTATATCGGCGCATCGTGGACGAGTCCGTGCGCCTCGGGGTTTTTGGGAGGGACGAGCTGGTCGGACCGACGGATGAGGAGCTTCTCTACCGGATTCAGGAGCGGACCTACTCCAACGGAAATCCGATGGTTCGACGGATAGGAGAGCGCTGGATCCCGAATCTCCGGTCGCGCAGGCTTCCGAAGCGCGCGTGCGAGCTGACGGCCGCGGAGCTCGAAGGGATTGCCCTCCCCGACTGGCTTTCGCAGGATTCGCCGGTGCGCCGGGGGGTCGAGGACCGGATCGCGGACGAACTGGGTCTCGAAGCCGGCGAGGTGATGCTCGACTACCCAGCCAAGGCGCGAATGCTGGATCTCGACCTGCTTGTCGAACGGCGGGGAGGTGCCGTGGAGCGCCTCCGGAGCGGAGGGCTCCGGGGAGTCATCGATCTTCCCCGGATGGCGGAAGAGCTTTATCGAACGGCGCGCGTCCTCCGGATCTTCACCGTGGGCCCGCGCACCATCGAGGCCGAAGAGGCCTTGGGTTACCTCGCGGCAGGATGAGGGCGACGCGCAAGGCCGCTCCGGAACAAGGGGGGATGGGCGGGTTACCAGGCCCGCAAGCCGCCCTGGGAACCGCAGCGACGACCAGGGGAAGGCGGTCGCCCGGCTGAGTTCGGTCCGGATGGACAGAAGGGTTGGAACAGACTAGCTTTCATGGCTGTGGACCTTGCGCCCCGGTGGCGGGTACGAGTCGCTTGGTGGAGATGTTAGGAGTATTCACGAGACTGCGGATTTGCAGATCCCCGGAGCCTCTACGGAGATAGATGAAGATGGCCAGCACCGCGACTAGCGGCCGCGCCGCGGGCAAGAGGAAGGGGCGCTCTAGGGGATCCCTGGGTGGATTCGATTCCGCCCTGGATGAGCAGACCGCCCTGGACCAATACCTTCGTGACGTCAGCCGGCACGAGCTCATTACCCCTGCCCGGGAGAAGGAGCTCGGCGCCCTCGCGCAGGCGGGCGATGAAGAGGCGGTGCAGGAGCTTGCCCGGGCGAATCTGCGCTTCGTCATCAGCGTCGCGAAAAAGTACCAGAACCGGGGCGTTTCCCTCACGGACCTGATCCAGGAAGGGAACGTAGGGCTCGTGACCGCGGCGAGGAAGTTCGATCCCGAGCAGGGGGTCAAGTTCATCTCGTACGCGGTCTGGTGGATCCGTCAGGCGATTCTCGCCGCGCTGGCGAATCATGGCCGCTCCGTCCGGGTGCCCCTCAACCGGGCCTCGGATCTCGCGCGCATCTTCCGTGAGAAGGAGCGCCTCAAGCAGGAGCTGGGGCGCGACCCGAATCCGGACGAGCTGAGCGCCGCGACCGACCTGACTCCGGAGCTCATCGAATCGCTCCAAACGCTGAATGCCGCGGAGATCCGTCTCGACGCCCCCATCGGGGACAGCGAGGACTCGCAGCTCGTCGAGCGGTTCATCAACGAGGAGGCCGCCGAGCCCGAGCAGGAGGTCGAGATGCGGCTCCTGACGGAAGCGGTCTCGGGTGCGCTGGATACACTCGAGGCGCGGGACGCGAAGGTGCTCCGGCTCTACTTCGGACTCGACGGCGAGCGCGAGCACACGCTCGAAGAGATCGGCAACATGCTCGGCGTCACTCGTGAACGGATCCGCCAGCTCCGGGATCGGGCGCTCCGGCGCCTTCGCGAGGGCGAGAAGGGCTCGGCGCTGGAGTCGTTCGCCGCCTGAGCTCGAGCAGGTCGCCGCGGAAGAGTGAGGCGTCGCGCCCCGCTCGCCCAGGTCGTCAGGAATGACTGCGGGCGGGCGGGGCGCTTCGTCTTTTCGGGCGGGGACAGTTCTCGAGGCCGTGGGCGGCCGTTACCGGATCCGATTCGAAGATGGCACGGAGGGTGAAGCGGTGCTGCGCGGCCGCGTCCGCCGAGGGAGCCGGACGGGCGACCGCGTGGTTCCCGGTGACCACG from Gemmatimonadota bacterium includes:
- a CDS encoding RNA polymerase sigma factor RpoD/SigA, which encodes MKMASTATSGRAAGKRKGRSRGSLGGFDSALDEQTALDQYLRDVSRHELITPAREKELGALAQAGDEEAVQELARANLRFVISVAKKYQNRGVSLTDLIQEGNVGLVTAARKFDPEQGVKFISYAVWWIRQAILAALANHGRSVRVPLNRASDLARIFREKERLKQELGRDPNPDELSAATDLTPELIESLQTLNAAEIRLDAPIGDSEDSQLVERFINEEAAEPEQEVEMRLLTEAVSGALDTLEARDAKVLRLYFGLDGEREHTLEEIGNMLGVTRERIRQLRDRALRRLREGEKGSALESFAA